A window from Bacteroidota bacterium encodes these proteins:
- a CDS encoding N-acetyl sugar amidotransferase → MRYCKRCLYPENHPLNITFDEEGVCSGCRVHEEKDSLDWKPRGEKLKKILTAYKNLSGTNYDCIIPVSGARDSYFIVHTVKNVYGMNPLLVTYNKQYNTAEGIRNLANLRIRFDCDIMTLTVNPETVKKITRATVRKMGSIYWHCLAGQTVYPVQVAVKFKIPLIIWGAQQGVDQVGMFSHLDEVEMTRKYRKEHDLMGYEAEDLIDDFDGINENDITQFKYPDDKELERVGIRGIYLNNYIRWDSRAQHEKMINEFEYKTGEQSRTFDRYNDVDCFIYSDVHDYIKYIKHGYGKVTDHATREIRLRRMTREQGTKLVKEFCNKPVRHLELFLKWLGITENSFHYLIDQHRNHQFWHRNENWEWELKEDLLKQMEVQGDQQIALSQIETYSPFKLTGKGESTDREEQYILIGKGYKY, encoded by the coding sequence ATGAGATATTGTAAAAGATGTCTTTACCCGGAAAATCATCCTTTGAACATTACGTTTGATGAAGAAGGTGTTTGTAGCGGATGCAGGGTTCATGAGGAAAAAGATTCTCTGGATTGGAAACCACGGGGTGAAAAGTTGAAAAAAATTCTTACAGCTTACAAAAACCTATCGGGAACCAATTATGATTGTATTATTCCGGTAAGTGGGGCAAGAGATTCTTACTTTATTGTACACACTGTTAAGAATGTATATGGAATGAATCCACTGCTTGTTACCTACAATAAGCAATATAATACAGCTGAAGGAATAAGAAATCTTGCTAATCTCCGCATACGGTTTGACTGTGATATTATGACCCTCACAGTAAATCCGGAAACAGTAAAAAAAATTACAAGGGCCACCGTTCGGAAAATGGGAAGTATTTACTGGCACTGTCTGGCCGGGCAAACAGTTTACCCGGTACAGGTAGCTGTTAAGTTTAAAATCCCGTTGATAATATGGGGAGCTCAGCAGGGAGTAGACCAGGTTGGAATGTTTTCGCATTTGGATGAAGTAGAAATGACAAGGAAATATAGGAAGGAACATGATTTGATGGGATATGAAGCAGAAGATCTCATAGATGATTTTGATGGCATAAATGAAAATGATATAACACAATTTAAATACCCGGATGACAAGGAACTCGAACGTGTGGGTATCAGGGGTATTTACCTGAATAATTATATACGATGGGATTCCCGTGCACAACATGAAAAAATGATTAACGAATTTGAATATAAGACTGGCGAGCAATCCCGGACTTTTGATAGGTACAATGATGTTGACTGTTTTATTTATTCTGATGTACATGATTATATCAAGTACATCAAACATGGATATGGGAAAGTAACGGATCATGCAACAAGGGAAATACGGTTAAGAAGGATGACGAGAGAACAGGGGACTAAATTGGTAAAAGAGTTTTGCAATAAACCTGTCCGGCATCTTGAGTTGTTTTTAAAATGGCTGGGGATTACTGAAAACAGCTTTCATTATTTAATTGATCAGCACAGGAATCATCAGTTTTGGCATCGGAATGAAAATTGGGAATGGGAATTGAAGGAAGATTTGCTTAAACAAATGGAGGTTCAGGGTGATCAACAGATTGCTTTATCACAGATAGAAACATACTCACCGTTTAAGTTAACAGGTAAAGGAGAGAGTACTGATCGTGAAGAACAATATATTTTAATTGGCAAAGGATACAAATATTAA
- the hisF gene encoding imidazole glycerol phosphate synthase subunit HisF, which produces MLKKRVAATLVVSNGIVVQSINFKKYLPVGKPPIAVEFLNQWGIDEIILLDISASRNNKEPDFEMIKKASAKCYVPLTVGGGITCVDHIKELMHCGADKISLNHSALVKPRLITDAALLFGDQCVLVSIDAVKTEKGYRVYDYVNKLILDKSPGQLAKEVQSMGAGEILVNSVDKDGSYTGYDISLINAVCNEVTVPVICCGGAKNAADFVQVFAETNVSAASAANFFHFTEHSVNITKASIIQSIPIRLETHADYGDNSLDNDYRLLKKADTALEEMLFLRIEKEII; this is translated from the coding sequence ATGCTAAAAAAAAGGGTAGCTGCAACACTGGTGGTATCAAATGGGATTGTCGTTCAAAGTATCAATTTCAAAAAATACCTTCCGGTCGGAAAACCGCCTATCGCTGTTGAGTTTTTAAATCAATGGGGGATTGACGAAATTATATTACTTGATATTTCAGCCAGTAGGAATAATAAAGAACCTGATTTTGAAATGATAAAAAAAGCTTCGGCGAAATGTTATGTTCCTCTTACTGTAGGCGGTGGAATTACTTGCGTTGATCATATTAAAGAACTGATGCATTGCGGTGCTGATAAAATTTCATTAAACCATTCTGCATTAGTCAAACCCCGACTGATAACTGATGCTGCTTTATTGTTTGGCGATCAGTGTGTGCTTGTTAGTATCGATGCTGTAAAAACAGAAAAGGGATACAGGGTGTATGATTATGTAAATAAGTTAATACTTGATAAATCACCGGGTCAGCTGGCTAAAGAGGTACAATCAATGGGGGCAGGTGAAATTCTTGTCAACTCGGTAGATAAGGATGGATCATATACTGGTTATGATATTTCATTAATAAATGCTGTTTGCAATGAAGTTACTGTGCCGGTAATTTGCTGTGGCGGAGCTAAAAACGCCGCCGATTTTGTGCAGGTATTTGCTGAGACAAATGTAAGTGCTGCGAGTGCTGCTAATTTTTTTCACTTTACAGAACATAGTGTAAATATTACTAAAGCAAGTATTATTCAATCAATTCCAATAAGACTGGAAACCCATGCTGATTATGGAGACAATAGCCTCGATAACGATTACAGGTTATTAAAAAAAGCCGACACTGCATTAGAAGAGATGCTGTTTTTAAGAATAGAGAAGGAAATAATATGA
- the hisH gene encoding imidazole glycerol phosphate synthase subunit HisH: MTNPNIVIIDYGVGNTHSVSNAIHSLGYRRLKISDQEKLINEADALILPGVGAFEACANNLKERNLDIILNEVVLVKKKPILGICVGMQLLATESEENGLHTGLNWIEGRVRKLELPKEYAVPHVGWNNVKLNRKDPLFSRNTEEVNFYFDHSYYFSCPDKYVAAYADYGIKVTAAVQKENIFGVQFHPEKSQTSGLKLFRSFFNSI; encoded by the coding sequence ATGACGAATCCAAATATTGTAATTATTGATTATGGGGTTGGCAATACCCATTCTGTAAGTAATGCTATTCATTCACTTGGTTACCGGAGGCTAAAAATCTCTGACCAGGAAAAGCTGATCAACGAGGCAGATGCATTGATACTTCCAGGTGTTGGTGCATTTGAAGCCTGTGCAAATAATTTAAAAGAACGCAATCTTGATATCATACTTAATGAAGTGGTGCTGGTAAAAAAGAAACCTATACTGGGAATATGTGTCGGTATGCAGTTGCTGGCTACTGAATCGGAAGAAAACGGATTACATACCGGGCTTAATTGGATAGAGGGGAGGGTAAGAAAACTTGAGTTGCCGAAAGAGTATGCAGTGCCGCATGTCGGCTGGAATAATGTAAAATTAAACCGGAAAGATCCGCTATTCAGTAGAAACACCGAAGAGGTGAATTTTTATTTTGATCATAGTTATTATTTCAGTTGCCCTGATAAATACGTAGCAGCTTATGCAGACTATGGTATTAAAGTAACAGCGGCAGTACAAAAGGAAAATATTTTTGGAGTTCAGTTTCATCCTGAAAAGAGCCAGACCAGCGGGCTAAAACTGTTCAGAAGTTTTTTTAATTCTATCTAA
- a CDS encoding N-acetyl sugar amidotransferase: MKYCKKCLQTDTRPGIKFDENGICPACNYHSSLQDVDWEERKKELEQIVAFGRANNHSGYDCIIGVSGGKDSTRQAIYVKDVLKMNPLLVSLGYPPEQVTQRGVDNVSNMINHGFDCISINPSPQTWRKLMRKAFLQFTNWAKPTELALFSSVPRLAIAYQIPLIWWGENVALQLGDLNVMGKSGSDGNNLREMNTLGGGDITWLLSDEVKRNDILQYIYPSEKEMEDANLRITFLGYFWKDWSLVDNGNFSTLRGLEIRNEKPWEIGDPLGITSLDEDWVTLNQMIKYLKYGFGRIADYVNEDIRNERMTREEGIELNKKYDGTCSPAYIKSFSNYIGITVEEFWRQVDKSVNTDLFVKEGLGKYKPKFEVGTGS, from the coding sequence ATGAAGTATTGTAAAAAATGTTTACAGACCGACACCCGTCCAGGAATTAAGTTTGACGAAAATGGAATATGTCCTGCTTGTAATTATCACTCGAGTTTGCAGGATGTAGATTGGGAAGAAAGAAAGAAGGAACTGGAACAGATTGTTGCTTTTGGCAGGGCTAATAATCATTCAGGCTATGATTGTATTATTGGAGTAAGTGGTGGTAAGGATAGCACCCGGCAGGCAATTTATGTAAAGGATGTTCTAAAAATGAACCCGCTGCTTGTTTCTTTGGGCTATCCGCCCGAACAAGTAACACAACGAGGAGTGGATAATGTGTCTAACATGATCAATCATGGATTTGATTGCATTTCAATTAACCCTTCCCCACAAACCTGGCGCAAGCTGATGCGCAAGGCATTTTTACAATTTACTAATTGGGCAAAGCCTACTGAACTGGCTTTATTCAGCAGTGTACCGAGACTGGCAATTGCTTATCAAATTCCGCTGATATGGTGGGGCGAAAATGTTGCGTTGCAGTTAGGTGATTTGAATGTAATGGGTAAAAGTGGAAGTGATGGAAATAATTTAAGGGAAATGAATACGCTGGGAGGTGGGGATATAACATGGCTGTTAAGTGATGAGGTTAAACGCAACGATATTCTTCAATATATCTACCCTTCTGAAAAGGAAATGGAAGATGCGAACCTTCGAATAACCTTTCTGGGCTATTTCTGGAAAGATTGGTCATTAGTTGATAATGGAAATTTTTCAACATTACGTGGACTTGAAATACGAAATGAAAAACCCTGGGAAATTGGAGACCCGCTTGGTATAACTTCTCTTGATGAGGATTGGGTCACATTGAATCAGATGATCAAATATCTTAAATATGGTTTTGGACGAATAGCAGATTATGTAAATGAAGATATACGGAACGAAAGGATGACAAGAGAAGAAGGAATTGAATTGAATAAAAAATATGACGGTACATGTTCACCTGCCTATATAAAAAGTTTTTCAAATTATATTGGAATAACCGTGGAAGAATTCTGGAGGCAGGTTGATAAATCAGTTAACACTGATTTGTTTGTTAAAGAAGGATTAGGAAAATATAAGCCAAAATTTGAAGTAGGAACAGGATCATGA
- a CDS encoding GNAT family N-acetyltransferase yields MNLQKDIFLKGGTISLRPLSEKDIEGNYRYWLNDPEIVQYNSHGRFPMTPEKLLNFVQAALQSNTSLVLAVIDTKTEKHIGNISLQNINWIDRNAEIAFLLGEKDFWGKGVMLEAGELLINHGFESLNLHKIYCGTSSDNSGMQKLAEKLKMEKEGIRKEALFKNGVYHDIIEFGILNKR; encoded by the coding sequence ATGAACCTTCAAAAAGATATTTTTTTAAAAGGCGGAACAATAAGTCTCCGGCCTTTATCTGAAAAAGATATAGAAGGCAATTACAGGTATTGGCTGAATGATCCTGAGATCGTTCAATATAATTCTCATGGCAGGTTTCCAATGACACCCGAAAAATTATTGAACTTTGTTCAGGCAGCACTGCAATCAAACACATCGTTGGTATTGGCAGTAATTGATACTAAAACTGAAAAACATATCGGGAACATCAGTTTGCAAAATATCAACTGGATTGATAGAAATGCAGAAATTGCTTTTTTATTGGGCGAAAAAGATTTTTGGGGAAAGGGAGTGATGTTGGAAGCGGGTGAGCTGCTGATCAATCATGGATTTGAATCTTTGAATCTTCATAAAATATATTGTGGGACATCTTCAGATAATAGTGGCATGCAAAAACTGGCCGAAAAATTAAAGATGGAAAAAGAAGGTATAAGAAAAGAGGCGTTGTTTAAAAATGGAGTTTATCATGATATCATTGAATTCGGAATATTGAATAAGCGATGA
- a CDS encoding DegT/DnrJ/EryC1/StrS family aminotransferase, whose amino-acid sequence MSKKLAINGGTPIRTKLFPAYNTIGDEEKKAVMKVMDSGNLSQYLGAWTHDFLGGPTVRAFEEQWSQAIGVKHSVTVNSNTSGLFTAIGAIGIQPGDEVIVSPYTMSASAIAPLVYGGIPVFADIDPKTFCMDPKSIEAKITPRTKAILVVHIFGHPADMDNIMALAKKHNLYVIEDCAQAPLGKYKGRPVGTIGDLGIFSLNYHKHIHTGEGGVITTNNSVLADRCQMIRNHAENVTAPRGEKDLTNLIGYNYRMTEIECAIGGEQLKKLPTLLQQRLDNVAFLNEKLTAFPAFEILPMLTDGSVNTYYVYPVKFNKEISGIHRDKFVNALNAEIPSAVLRETAPLIGAGYVKPLYLQPIYQQEAAWAYHPALYKEKVDYSLGICPVTEKMHFEVLFTHEYMRPGMTKNDMMDVVNAMEKIFENVNELK is encoded by the coding sequence ATGTCAAAGAAACTCGCAATAAACGGTGGTACACCTATACGTACAAAATTGTTCCCCGCATATAACACGATTGGTGATGAAGAAAAAAAGGCAGTAATGAAAGTGATGGATTCGGGTAATCTTTCACAATACCTTGGCGCATGGACACATGATTTTTTAGGCGGACCTACAGTAAGGGCTTTTGAAGAACAATGGAGCCAGGCTATTGGAGTAAAACATTCTGTCACTGTCAACTCAAATACATCAGGATTATTTACTGCAATCGGCGCCATAGGTATTCAGCCAGGTGATGAAGTAATTGTTTCTCCTTATACGATGTCTGCCAGTGCAATTGCTCCATTAGTTTATGGGGGCATTCCTGTTTTCGCTGACATTGATCCGAAAACATTTTGCATGGATCCAAAAAGTATTGAAGCGAAGATCACTCCTCGTACAAAAGCAATACTGGTGGTTCACATTTTTGGACATCCTGCTGATATGGATAACATCATGGCACTTGCGAAGAAGCACAATCTGTACGTGATTGAAGATTGTGCGCAGGCGCCATTAGGAAAATATAAAGGTCGGCCAGTGGGGACAATCGGAGACCTTGGAATTTTCAGTCTTAACTATCATAAACATATTCATACAGGTGAAGGAGGTGTTATTACTACTAATAATTCAGTGTTGGCAGACAGATGCCAAATGATCCGGAACCATGCAGAGAATGTAACGGCACCGAGAGGGGAAAAAGACCTTACCAACCTGATTGGCTATAATTACAGGATGACAGAAATAGAATGTGCTATCGGCGGCGAGCAATTAAAGAAATTACCAACACTGCTACAACAGCGGTTAGATAATGTTGCCTTTCTGAATGAAAAACTTACAGCCTTTCCCGCTTTTGAAATATTGCCCATGCTTACAGATGGATCAGTTAATACTTATTATGTGTACCCTGTAAAATTTAATAAGGAAATCTCAGGTATTCATCGGGACAAATTTGTGAATGCTTTAAACGCAGAAATACCTTCTGCAGTTTTGAGAGAAACAGCACCTTTAATTGGAGCCGGGTATGTTAAACCCCTTTATCTCCAACCTATTTATCAGCAAGAAGCTGCCTGGGCTTATCACCCGGCTTTATATAAAGAAAAAGTGGATTATAGCTTAGGTATTTGCCCGGTTACTGAAAAAATGCATTTCGAAGTATTGTTTACACATGAATATATGCGGCCGGGAATGACAAAGAATGATATGATGGATGTGGTGAATGCGATGGAAAAGATATTTGAAAATGTTAATGAACTAAAGTGA
- a CDS encoding Gfo/Idh/MocA family oxidoreductase, whose protein sequence is MYDLSDPVKIWTHAKAFSKTKGIEFSIADADEQKVKKIVGKYNVIVLKLSDETDFREYDIVSLTTPTPTHFSYLKKLMEQNIPLIICEKPVAANNKELLELSKLYRKSKSKILVNYIRRFQPAYHKLKKRIALISRKNSCKGINIKYQRGILNNGSHAFDLLEFLFDKPFLFDGFKVQKKIFDAFKYDPTVSGSCNFAGCPVTILGITEAAYPQFEIELFYPDEKIVICHSGDEIRFYKPGKTDKALVEIKKLRQSNILSQYMLPVVGQGLRLLANKKEPDNFQQSVALNSRIVKLFEK, encoded by the coding sequence TGGACACATGCCAAAGCTTTTTCCAAAACAAAAGGAATTGAATTCTCTATAGCCGATGCGGATGAACAGAAGGTAAAAAAGATTGTAGGAAAATATAATGTAATTGTTCTCAAGCTTTCTGATGAAACAGATTTCCGTGAATATGATATTGTGAGTCTTACCACACCCACACCCACACATTTCAGTTACCTGAAAAAATTAATGGAACAAAATATTCCTTTAATTATTTGTGAGAAACCTGTTGCTGCTAATAATAAGGAACTATTAGAGTTATCGAAGCTGTATCGTAAATCTAAAAGCAAGATTTTGGTAAATTATATCCGTCGCTTTCAGCCTGCTTATCACAAATTGAAAAAAAGAATTGCTTTAATATCCAGGAAAAATTCCTGCAAAGGAATTAATATAAAATATCAACGTGGTATTCTCAATAACGGGAGTCATGCCTTTGATCTGCTGGAGTTCTTATTTGATAAGCCATTTTTGTTTGACGGATTTAAAGTACAAAAAAAGATATTCGATGCATTCAAGTATGATCCTACAGTTTCGGGTTCCTGTAATTTCGCAGGTTGCCCCGTTACGATACTTGGAATTACTGAAGCAGCTTATCCCCAGTTTGAGATCGAACTATTTTATCCGGATGAAAAAATAGTTATCTGTCACAGTGGCGATGAGATCCGGTTTTACAAACCTGGCAAAACAGATAAAGCACTCGTGGAGATTAAAAAACTCCGGCAATCAAATATACTATCGCAATATATGTTGCCAGTGGTGGGGCAGGGGTTACGGTTACTCGCAAATAAAAAGGAGCCGGATAATTTTCAGCAATCTGTTGCGCTAAATAGCCGGATTGTGAAATTATTTGAAAAATAA